The following are encoded together in the Lathyrus oleraceus cultivar Zhongwan6 chromosome 3, CAAS_Psat_ZW6_1.0, whole genome shotgun sequence genome:
- the LOC127129086 gene encoding transcription factor ORG2 — translation MVAFCSPEFSYSNMGWLLQELEPAQSLNIIHKDNNYATNLEYSLPQYHQFSSLKQQLVENEAPPSPPKLMVKKLNHNASERDRRKKVNTLISSLRSLLPGEDQTKKMSIPVTISRVLKYIPELQKQVEGLTKKKEDLLSRISRQEYAVNKESQRKTIPNYNSCFVVSTSRLNDNELVVHISSYEPYKIPLSEILICLENNGLFLLNSSSSKTFGGRLFYNLHFQVEKAQILECDDLIQRLLPIYEKPRCNQFSVGR, via the exons ATGGTTGCATTCTGTTCTCCTGAGTTCTCATACTCAAACATGGGTTGGCTTTTACAAGAGTTAGAGCCTGCACAGTCCTTAAATATTATCCACAAGGACAACAACTATGCAACTAATTTAGAGTACTCTTTACCTCAATATCATCAATTCTCTTCACTCAAGCAACAACTTGTTGAGAATGAAGCACCACCATCACCCCCTAAACTTATGGTGAAAAAGCTTAACCACAATGCTAGTGAACGTGATCGCCGTAAAAAGGTCAATACCTTGATCTCTTCACTTCGTTCACTTCTTCCAGGTGAAGACCAAACG AAAAAAATGAGCATTCCGGTAACAATATCAAGAGTGTTAAAATACATACCGGAATTACAAAAGCAGGTGGAAGGGTTAACTAAGAAAAAGGAAGATCTTCTATCAAGAATTTCTAGGCAAGAATATGCAGTCAACAAAGAATCACAAAGGAAAACAATTCCTAATTACAATTCTTGTTTTGTGGTTTCAACAAGTAGGCTTAATGATAATGAGCTTGTTGTTCATATTTCATCTTATGAGCCTTACAAGATTCCATTATCTGAGATCTTGATATGTTTAGAAAATAATGGACTTTTTCTACTAAATTCTTCTTCTTCTAAAACCTTTGGAGGGAGACTCTTCTACAACTTGCATTTTCAG GTGGAGAAAGCTCAAATTTTAGAGTGTGATGATTTAATTCAGAGGCTTTTACCAATCTATGAGAAGCCACGATGTAATCAATTTAGTGTTGGAAGATAA